AGGTACCTCTACCTGCCAGACGCCTGGAACTATAGCTCCAGCCAGATTTATGATGGCTATTTCTATGGTACACAAACTGACCGTAACTACGTGATGGGGGCTATCGAAAGCGCGCTCGGCAACCCGAACGTAACCTGGGAAACTTCTACCAAAGGAAACATTGGTTTTGAAGCAAGACTCTGGAAAGATAAAATCACCGTTACCTTTGACCACTTCAACGAAAAACGAATCAACATCCTCTCTTACAAAGGAACCGTACCTGCTGTTATGGCGGCAACACTGCCTCCTTACAACATCGGCTCCGTAAGGAACTGGGGTAATGAACTCGAAGTAGGCTACAACGACAGAGTAGGTAAAGTTGACTTCTGGGTAAAAGGTAATATCTCCAATAATAAAAATGAAATCCTGTTCCAGGATGAAGCCATTACGCCAGGACTCGAATACCAGGCTGCTACCGGCCGCCCGATCAATCAGGGACTCTGGTTACAATCCAGCGGTCTCTATACTTCCTGGTCTGAGCTCTACGAAGTAGATGGCAGTGGTAATCCTATCCTCACCAAACCGGTGGCTGCTAAAAATAAGATGGGTAAGAGTTATACCAACGCTTCAGGAAATGTCGTATACCAGAAAGACCTGGGCTATGGCGGTGCTATGCTGCAACCTGGTGAAGTACGCCTGATAGATTACAACGAAGATGGTGTGATTGACCAGAAAGATTTTGTAAGATCAGGTGCAACGAATATTCCTACTATTTCCTATGGTTTCTCTTTCGGCTTCAGCTATGCAGGTTTCGACTTCTCTGCACTGATCCAGGGCGTGAGTGGTACCGCAAGAAATGCCATGTACTCCACCAGTCCGCACTTCAACAAACAGGAAGCTTTATTTGATGTGGACCTGAACCGTTTCACGGAAGAGCGTTATAAAAATGGAGAAAAAATTGATTTCCCTATTGCAGGCTATAACATGGCTGCAAAGAATAACACTTTCTTCATGATCAATACGGCGTATACCCGTCTGAAAAATATGGAGATCGGTTATACCGTGAAAGCGTCATTGCTCAAACGTATTGGTATCAGCTCCGCCCGCATCTATGCAAATGGCAATAACCTGATTACCTGGTGCCCTAAACCGATCTGGGGTGATCCGGAAAACCTCAACTATGTTGGGTATCCGCTTACACGCACCTACAATATGGGTTTAAACGTCAATTTCTAATTAGTTAAGCAGATAAGGATGAAAAGAATATATACCCTGATGGCAGCATTGTCTGTTGTTGCTGCCGGCATTTCATTAAATAGTTGTAAGAGAGATTTTCTGGAGATGCCAAAAGGTGGAACGGTAACAGTAGATACCATCTTCCATACCATGAACCAGGCACAGTACGCGATTGCGGAAATGTACCAATTGTGTATCAAAAGTGGTTTCCCGGCAAACGACCCCGGAAACTCGCGTCCGGAGGCAGTTACAGATCAGCTTTATATCCTGCATCCAGGTTACGACTGGGCTTGCGGTACTATCAATGCAGGGCCTTACAATGTAGGTAACATGAGTACAACAAATACCGTGGACCCCAGCTTTGGCAATCACTACAAAGGTATCCGCCAGGCCAATCTCGTATACCGCAACATAGCCATGGTAACTGATGCCAGCGACGACTGGAAAAAAGATATAAGGGCACAGGCTGTATTTTGCCGCGCTATGCAGCATTATGAACTGTTTCGTTTATATGGTGGTATCCCGATTGTAGGGCAGGTGCTGAGTGCAGATAATATGTACGTACACCGCAGTTCTTTAAAATCTACCGTAGACAGTATCGTAAAATGGTGTGATGAAGCAGCGGCAGTGTTGCCTGCAACCCGTGCCTCTGTTGATTTTGGTAAGGTTACCAGCGTAGCCGCACTGGCCCTGAAAGCCAGGGTGCTGCTGTATGCCGCAAGTCCTATATATAATACACCGGCTTCCATGACGGGTGTCATCAGCCAGGCAAGGTTCAACGATGCACGCGATTCTGTTTTATGCTATCCTTCCTATGATAAGGAAAGATGGAACCTCGCGGCCAAAGCCAATAAAGCGGTGATAGATGCAGCCACTGCAGCAGGTTGTTCCCTTATGTATGGTCCTGCCAGCAATCCTGTTTCTACCGGTAATACCTACGATACGTATGGTAACTACCAGCTTATGTATAGTAAGTATGCCAACCAGGAGCTGATCCTGGTAAATACCTTTAACCAGGCCAATGCCTCCAATGGTGGCTTCGAATGGGACCAGTATATGTCTTCCAAACTCCTCCTGCAATCATGGGGAGTGAAGAATAATGTACCTGTAGAGTTTATGGAGAAGTATGAAACCAGGGATGGTGGAAAATTCGCTTTCCCTGAAACCGGGACAGACCTGACAACCTTCATCAAAAACGCCAACCTGGACCCACGTTTCTACCAGACGATTGCCTACGATGGCATGAACTATAACAGTGGTAAATCAGGTATCCTCAACTATTACCTGGCCAGCACCGACGGCAGCATTACCGCAGGTTCGCTGTCGTCCAGCGATAGCGGCCCCGATGGCTATGCCTTCGAAACCTACAAATTCGTGGAGCACCTCGCCACCGGACAAGGTAATGATAACAAGCACTTTGCCTGGATCATCTTCCGCCTGGGAGAATTTTACCTGAACTATGCAGAAGCACTGAACGAATACCAGGGTGTCAATGGTGAGTCTGACTTTTACCTGAATGAAATCAGAAAGCGTGCAGGCATACTGGATAAGCACCCGGCATCACAGGATGAATTCCGTACCGCCATACATAACGAACGTGCCGTGGAACTGGCTTATGAAGGTCAGCGTTACAGCGATCTTAACCGCTGGATGGAAGCACATGTTGCCGGTAATCTCCTGGTACATGGTATCGCTACACAGGCTGTACCAACCGGTGGTGGTAAGTTTAACCGCGCCTGGAAAAAAGTAACCTTCCAGCAACGTTACTTCCCGACAAAGTATTACTATGTTCCTTTCCCTAATGCGGAAGTAAGTAAAAACTATCTCGGCGATGGTAAATCCTGGAATGGTCAGAACCCTGGCTGGTAATCTAATATCAACCTTAATCCAAGCTTAAAATGAAAAGAGAATATATAAG
This window of the Chitinophaga sp. Cy-1792 genome carries:
- a CDS encoding RagB/SusD family nutrient uptake outer membrane protein, whose product is MKRIYTLMAALSVVAAGISLNSCKRDFLEMPKGGTVTVDTIFHTMNQAQYAIAEMYQLCIKSGFPANDPGNSRPEAVTDQLYILHPGYDWACGTINAGPYNVGNMSTTNTVDPSFGNHYKGIRQANLVYRNIAMVTDASDDWKKDIRAQAVFCRAMQHYELFRLYGGIPIVGQVLSADNMYVHRSSLKSTVDSIVKWCDEAAAVLPATRASVDFGKVTSVAALALKARVLLYAASPIYNTPASMTGVISQARFNDARDSVLCYPSYDKERWNLAAKANKAVIDAATAAGCSLMYGPASNPVSTGNTYDTYGNYQLMYSKYANQELILVNTFNQANASNGGFEWDQYMSSKLLLQSWGVKNNVPVEFMEKYETRDGGKFAFPETGTDLTTFIKNANLDPRFYQTIAYDGMNYNSGKSGILNYYLASTDGSITAGSLSSSDSGPDGYAFETYKFVEHLATGQGNDNKHFAWIIFRLGEFYLNYAEALNEYQGVNGESDFYLNEIRKRAGILDKHPASQDEFRTAIHNERAVELAYEGQRYSDLNRWMEAHVAGNLLVHGIATQAVPTGGGKFNRAWKKVTFQQRYFPTKYYYVPFPNAEVSKNYLGDGKSWNGQNPGW